In one Rutidosis leptorrhynchoides isolate AG116_Rl617_1_P2 chromosome 8, CSIRO_AGI_Rlap_v1, whole genome shotgun sequence genomic region, the following are encoded:
- the LOC139864543 gene encoding uncharacterized protein, with protein MDFQVVVLAGGTSKNLTPLVSKDVPKSLLPVANRPVLSYALDLLEKSNLKNLIVVVEGEDKDGLIENWISEAYADRLHVQVASVPEEVGTAGALRAIAHHLTKSDILVMSGDLVCDISPGAVAAAHRRHDAVVTAMFCSVPVSGPPESGTSSGKDKTKKPKRYNIVGLDPTEQFLLYIAAGMEVEKDIKVQKSILRAVGKMEIRADLMDAHLYAFKRSVLQEVLNRKQTFRSLKQDVLPYLVKSQLRSEILVNGTQAEENGNEKDGFNNNKVMLPQLLANSSTPSFHELHALGPNGLAPVERKTHKCCVYIASNTNYCARLNSIQAFSDINRDVIGDASHLSGYSFSVHNNVIHPSAVLGSKTTVGPQCMLGEGSQMGDKCSVKRSVIGRHCRIGSNVKVVNSVIMNHVTIGDGCSIQGSVISSNVHLQERAVLKDCQIGAGFVVTAGSEYKGESLARK; from the exons atggattttCAAGTGGTGGTATTAGCCGGAGGCACTTCTAAAAACCTTACTCCCCTTGTTTCCAAG GACGTTCCGAAATCGCTACTCCCAGTTGCAAATCGTCCAGTCTTATCATATGCACTGGACTTGTTGGAAAAGAGTAATCTCAAAAACCTCATTGTT GTGGTTGAAGGAGAAGATAAAGATGGTCTTATTGAAAATTGGATATCAGAGGCTTATGCTGATCGATTACATGTTCAG GTTGCTTCTGTCCCAGAGGAAGTTGGAACCGCTGGTGCTCTTCGGGCAATCGCTCATCATTTGACTAAATCCGACATCCTG GTTATGAGTGGCGATCTTGTTTGTGACATATCCCCTGGTGCAGTTGCAGCTGCTCATAGACGACACGATGCAGTAGTAACTGCAATGTTTTGTTCGGTGCCTGTTAGTGGGCCACCAGAGTCGGGAACTTCTAGTGGAAAGGACAAAACGAAGAAACCAAAACGATATAATATTGTTGGCCTGGACCCCACAGAACAATTTCTTCTATATATAGCAGCCG GTATGGAAGTTGAGAAAGATATTAAAGTACAAAAGAGCATACTTCGCGCTGTAGGAAAG ATGGAAATTCGTGCTGATTTAATGGACGCTCATTTATATGCTTTCAAAAG GTCTGTGCTTCAAGAAGTTCTTAATCGAAAGCAAACTTTCAGAAGCTTAAAGCAGGATGTGCTACCTTATCTTGTTAAGAGTCAGCTG AGATCCGAAATATTAGTAAATGGAACACAAGCTGAAGAAAATGGAAACGAGAAGGATGGTTTTAATAACAATAAAGTAATGTTGCCTCAGCTTCTGGCGAATTCATCTACACCAAGTTTTCATGAACTGCACGCGTTGGGTCCAAACGGTTTAGCCCCAGTTGAGAGAAAAACCCACAAGTGCTGCGTTTATATTGCCAGCAATACCAATTATTGTGCGCGTTTGAATTCCATACAAGCGTTCAGTGACATTAACCGAGAC GTCATAGGAGATGCAAGTCACCTATCTGGATACTCATTCTCTGTGCACAACAATGTTATTCATCCTTCTGCTGTTCTTGGCTCAAAAACAACA GTTGGACCACAATGCATGTTGGGAGAAGGTTCACAAATGGGTGACAAATGCAGCGTGAAACGATCTGTTATTGGTCGTCATTGTCGTATAGGATCGAATGTGAAG GTTGTGAATTCGGTCATTATGAATCATGTTACGATTGGAGACGGTTGTTCTATTCAAGGATCTGTTATTTCCAGTAACGTACATCTACAAGAGCGTGCCGTCCTCAAGGATTGTCAA ATTGGTGCTGGTTTCGTGGTTACTGCTGGCAGCGAGTACAAGGGGGAATCATTGGCTAGGAAATAG
- the LOC139862683 gene encoding signal recognition particle 14 kDa protein-like — MFEHTTEKGSVWVTLKHSSDKSLVQRNKMASAGKELEYKCLIRATDSKRNISTLVGTKDHQRFQASYATILKAHMTSLKKREKKDKRKAADVADKKQETSKKQSITAKP; from the exons ATGTTTGAGCACACCACAGAAAAAGGTTCTGTATGGGTTACTCTCAAACACT CATCTGACAAGTCATTGGTCCAAAGGAATAAGATGGCAAGTGCTGGTAAGGAACTTGAGTACAAATGTCTTATTAGGGCAACTGATAGCAAGAGGAACATATCTACATTG GTTGGAACAAAGGATCATCAACGGTTTCAAGCATCTTATGCGACTATTTTGAAGGCTCACATGACCTCTTTAAAAAAGAGGGAGAAGAAGGACAAGAGAAAGGCTGCAGATGTAGCAGATAAGAAGCAAGAAACCTCAAAGAAGCAGTCTATTACTGCTAAACCCTAA